One window of Nostoc sp. C052 genomic DNA carries:
- a CDS encoding alpha/beta hydrolase — MGRNWESLKTVAGFLGAIVLTQFGGNASAIAADTVIVRLGLFTESISLTELQKAAKTGELPESLQPYTKELSEQQRRFFLGALGMNIPMNIVTVDKLVNSRIGTTILNDFATALARKDKAGVQALRAGLVLGSAAPQGLSILSFIAAYPSKRLEIDLPQAFLVAGSLNTAFWRTQQFMLALTRSGLSSDIALQLDSKTPQIAFPFDPSQPGSAQVKILNFSLNDQKRDRQIPVDIYWSTAATPDKPVIVLSHGFASVRTDLRYLAEHLASHGYVVAALEHPGSNQANTDLAFQGKTRVMKPQEFLDRPQDISFVLDELEKLNQTANHPLQGKLATNKAMIIGYSFGGGTALALAGAELQLEHLKQRCQKNLAVLSLGEDMQCIAQELPENSYQLRDARIKQAIAFDPTTSLIFGETGLTKIQVPTLVLAGSADKTTPALTEQIVGFNKIPSPKWLVGIVGGTHLSVKDPSTTLDQIGQPNTPISGGEVVGEQAADVRKYVKAIALAFAAQMTPEAKNYAVFLTSDYAQFASTAAFPFRLITEIPPNAMAIVKEFVDK; from the coding sequence ATGGGAAGAAATTGGGAAAGTCTTAAGACAGTTGCGGGTTTCTTAGGTGCGATTGTACTTACACAGTTCGGGGGAAATGCTTCGGCCATTGCGGCTGACACAGTGATCGTGCGTTTGGGCTTATTTACAGAGTCCATTTCTCTTACTGAGTTGCAAAAGGCTGCAAAAACTGGGGAATTGCCTGAGAGTTTGCAGCCTTACACTAAAGAATTATCTGAACAACAACGCCGCTTCTTCCTGGGGGCGTTGGGTATGAATATACCGATGAATATTGTCACCGTTGATAAGTTAGTTAATAGTCGAATTGGTACAACTATTCTCAATGATTTCGCTACGGCCTTAGCTAGAAAGGATAAAGCTGGGGTACAAGCACTGAGAGCCGGATTGGTATTAGGCTCTGCTGCACCGCAGGGTCTTTCTATATTAAGTTTTATCGCCGCTTATCCCAGTAAACGCCTAGAAATTGATTTGCCACAGGCTTTTTTAGTTGCAGGGAGTTTGAATACAGCTTTTTGGCGTACTCAACAATTTATGCTAGCGTTGACGCGTAGCGGCTTGTCGTCAGACATCGCTTTGCAACTTGACTCTAAAACACCACAGATTGCTTTCCCTTTTGATCCCAGCCAACCAGGAAGCGCTCAAGTAAAAATACTCAACTTCAGCCTGAATGACCAAAAGCGCGATCGCCAAATTCCAGTTGATATTTATTGGTCAACTGCTGCAACTCCCGACAAACCCGTAATTGTCCTTTCTCATGGCTTCGCGTCAGTCCGCACAGACTTGCGTTATCTAGCAGAACATTTAGCATCCCACGGTTATGTAGTCGCAGCTTTAGAACATCCCGGTAGTAATCAGGCAAATACTGACTTAGCATTCCAAGGCAAAACCAGAGTTATGAAGCCTCAGGAGTTTTTGGATCGCCCTCAAGATATTAGTTTTGTTCTCGACGAATTAGAAAAGCTCAACCAAACGGCTAATCATCCGCTGCAAGGGAAACTTGCAACCAATAAAGCGATGATTATTGGCTATTCTTTTGGCGGTGGTACAGCTTTAGCACTTGCTGGAGCCGAGTTACAACTAGAACATCTCAAACAACGCTGTCAAAAGAACTTGGCTGTCTTGAGTCTGGGAGAAGATATGCAGTGCATCGCTCAAGAATTGCCAGAAAATAGTTATCAGCTACGAGATGCCAGAATAAAACAGGCGATCGCTTTCGATCCGACAACTTCTCTGATTTTTGGTGAAACTGGGTTAACTAAGATACAAGTTCCTACCCTAGTGTTAGCAGGCTCCGCCGATAAAACCACCCCAGCTTTAACTGAACAGATTGTAGGATTTAACAAAATCCCATCCCCAAAATGGCTAGTTGGTATAGTTGGAGGCACTCATTTGAGCGTCAAAGACCCCAGCACCACTTTGGATCAGATAGGACAACCCAATACACCGATTAGTGGCGGTGAAGTTGTGGGTGAACAAGCAGCAGATGTTCGTAAGTACGTTAAAGCTATAGCTTTAGCCTTTGCTGCACAGATGACTCCAGAAGCTAAAAACTACGCTGTCTTTTTGACATCAGATTATGCTCAGTTTGCTTCAACTGCTGCATTTCCATTTCGTCTCATTACGGAGATTCCTCCTAATGCTATGGCAATAGTAAAAGAATTTGTTGACAAATAA
- a CDS encoding aspartoacylase: MSQIERVAIVGGNHGNELTGVHLVKKFQQYPNLINRASFETLALLGNLKAIEEGKRYIEKDLNRCFTNQGLQNPQLSSYEDTRAKVIQQILQPQNQPFVDVIIDLHSTTANMGLSLIFCDMHPLLLRLGAYLSSINPLVKVYINQESKENGFLRSLCELGFVIEVGAVAQNILNAELFQKTEQLIYAVLDYFERCNQGNIPQTSNQLTLYKYIRTVDYPRSDAYGGLHLRGEIQAMIHPQLQFRDYEPLNPGDPMFLTFEGKDIFYEGTSTVYPIFINEAAYYEKGIAMHLTQKQQKVV; this comes from the coding sequence ATGAGTCAGATTGAACGAGTTGCGATCGTTGGAGGAAACCACGGTAATGAGTTAACAGGAGTACATTTAGTCAAAAAGTTTCAGCAGTATCCTAATTTAATCAATAGAGCAAGTTTTGAAACTCTGGCATTACTTGGCAATCTTAAAGCTATTGAAGAAGGCAAACGATACATTGAAAAAGATTTAAATCGTTGCTTCACTAATCAAGGCTTGCAAAATCCCCAACTCTCAAGTTATGAAGATACGCGGGCAAAAGTAATTCAACAGATATTGCAACCGCAAAATCAGCCTTTTGTAGATGTAATTATTGATTTGCACAGCACAACTGCCAACATGGGGTTAAGTCTGATTTTTTGCGATATGCATCCTTTATTGCTTCGTTTAGGTGCTTATTTAAGTTCTATCAATCCTTTAGTGAAAGTCTATATTAATCAGGAATCCAAAGAAAATGGTTTTCTCCGTTCTTTGTGTGAATTGGGTTTTGTTATAGAAGTTGGGGCTGTGGCTCAGAATATATTAAACGCCGAATTATTTCAGAAAACAGAACAGCTTATTTATGCGGTTTTAGACTATTTTGAAAGGTGCAACCAGGGGAATATTCCGCAGACAAGCAACCAGCTTACACTTTATAAATATATTAGAACTGTAGATTATCCGAGAAGCGATGCCTACGGCGGGTTGCACCTACGAGGGGAGATTCAAGCGATGATTCACCCCCAGCTTCAATTTAGGGATTATGAACCTTTGAATCCAGGCGATCCAATGTTTCTGACTTTTGAAGGCAAAGATATTTTCTATGAGGGAACGTCTACTGTTTATCCTATTTTTATTAATGAAGCAGCTTATTACGAGAAAGGAATTGCGATGCATCTAACTCAAAAGCAGCAAAAGGTCGTTTAA
- a CDS encoding DUF6875 domain-containing protein, whose protein sequence is MQLYTTREIEQLQQHEDLSPLIEIMEWVKNFLGKPHPNLGRPGAVCPFVPYSLKSNSIRLAVIHTENLYPEQLEEVVGRYRDIFLEIDNNEQELAINKAFLLILPDIHIDDASKVVDRIQQKLKPLFVESGLMIGEFHKRNESPGLHNPNFRPLRSPIPLLAIRFMVEADLPFLVSPADPRLRIRYLEAYLQRFGHNFTDATKFKNAHQALALAKEQLKKENLVSSCI, encoded by the coding sequence ATGCAACTCTATACAACTCGTGAAATCGAACAGCTTCAACAGCACGAAGACCTTTCTCCCTTAATTGAAATTATGGAGTGGGTGAAAAATTTTTTAGGAAAACCTCATCCTAACTTAGGCAGACCCGGCGCAGTTTGCCCTTTTGTTCCTTACTCTCTCAAGTCAAATAGTATTCGTTTAGCAGTTATTCACACAGAAAATTTGTATCCAGAACAATTAGAAGAGGTTGTTGGACGCTACCGAGATATATTTCTAGAAATAGATAATAATGAGCAGGAATTAGCAATTAATAAAGCTTTTTTACTGATCTTGCCTGACATCCATATAGATGATGCTTCTAAAGTAGTAGATCGTATCCAACAAAAACTCAAACCTTTATTTGTTGAGTCAGGACTGATGATAGGGGAATTTCATAAACGTAATGAAAGTCCTGGTCTGCACAATCCAAATTTTCGTCCACTTCGTAGCCCTATACCTTTATTAGCTATCCGGTTTATGGTTGAAGCTGACCTCCCTTTTCTTGTGAGTCCAGCCGATCCACGCTTACGTATTCGGTATCTGGAAGCTTACTTACAGCGTTTTGGTCATAATTTTACAGATGCAACTAAGTTTAAAAATGCTCATCAAGCATTGGCTTTAGCGAAAGAACAGCTTAAAAAAGAAAATTTAGTGAGTTCCTGCATATAA
- a CDS encoding M28 family peptidase, whose translation MKKWIWLILLALMAVVVVGSRGSTFFEQPPSPTIVERIPVETPQLQPESQEVDNILQVSTDKLLSHIQKLNFQRYTTTERSLTRTYITTELKKLGWKPKLEKFSDGVNIFAERPGTNKAAKAILVAAHYDTVASSPGADDNASGVAVVLEVSRLLGSHPTPRTLQLAFFDQEEAGLLGSQAFVSKKARLQNLGGAIVMDMVGYACYTAGCQKYPTGLPVKPPSDKGDFLAVIGDTEHLSLLSAFQNSQNIPLTALNKQELNLPAVLTLPIPFKGLLTPDTLRSDHAPFWYQGVGAVLVTDTANLRTPHYHKPSDVPATIERSFFTGAAQIVVNATTTLLEKTNF comes from the coding sequence ATGAAAAAATGGATTTGGCTGATACTGTTAGCGCTGATGGCAGTTGTGGTGGTGGGTAGCAGAGGTAGCACGTTTTTTGAACAGCCTCCCTCACCGACGATTGTTGAGCGCATTCCAGTAGAAACACCCCAACTACAGCCAGAGTCGCAAGAAGTTGACAATATTTTACAAGTATCTACTGACAAGCTGTTAAGCCATATCCAAAAGTTAAATTTTCAGCGCTACACAACAACAGAGCGATCGCTTACTCGCACTTATATCACAACTGAACTAAAAAAATTAGGTTGGAAGCCTAAATTAGAAAAGTTCTCCGATGGTGTGAATATTTTTGCCGAACGTCCAGGAACTAACAAAGCTGCAAAAGCAATTCTGGTAGCAGCGCATTACGACACTGTTGCCTCATCCCCTGGTGCTGATGATAACGCCAGTGGTGTAGCTGTAGTGCTGGAAGTCTCCCGGTTGTTAGGTTCCCATCCCACTCCACGAACATTACAGCTAGCTTTTTTTGACCAAGAAGAAGCAGGACTTTTAGGTAGTCAGGCTTTCGTTAGCAAGAAAGCACGCTTACAAAACTTAGGCGGAGCGATCGTTATGGATATGGTAGGTTATGCTTGTTACACTGCTGGATGTCAGAAATACCCTACTGGATTGCCTGTTAAGCCACCTAGCGACAAAGGCGACTTTTTAGCAGTAATCGGTGATACAGAACATTTATCTTTACTGAGTGCCTTTCAAAACTCACAGAATATCCCATTAACTGCCCTGAATAAACAGGAATTAAATCTGCCAGCAGTGCTAACATTGCCGATTCCTTTTAAAGGTCTACTGACACCCGATACCCTACGCAGCGACCATGCACCATTTTGGTATCAGGGCGTGGGTGCTGTGCTAGTGACAGATACCGCAAATTTACGTACTCCGCACTATCATAAACCTAGCGATGTTCCAGCGACTATCGAGCGATCGTTCTTCACAGGAGCAGCACAGATTGTAGTCAATGCTACGACTACCTTGTTAGAAAAGACCAACTTTTGA